A single region of the Nitrospirota bacterium genome encodes:
- a CDS encoding N-6 DNA methylase, giving the protein MSAVCGLILEEKTSITSFFSDKLLKPMGKDILSKGDIMSPNQQSLFVIKGIKSLRHRNRKNYNQYFTPEFAVEKALSLVPTTDIKNIIDPAVGNGVFLKIASLKWKRAKLFGVDIDPLVIHTLKKTALSNSVIFAGNSLLEATWEKTKINKIISDGGFDLVVGNPPFSSWFQRIESKEILSTYDLAKNNGHLRKSLAVEILFTEKFISLTKNGGFIVVILPDGVLSNLKYQYVREFILKNTQVLHIINLPRNVFEDTSAKTSILILNKQKKNNLNYSVKAHDLEKTGEVNNTIKVLAKDLLKRMDYYYYYNLQKSHLQELMGDEMVKPLKDFAIYCKTGRTVYGKERRFIKKGLRFLHSTNITKIGTDYKKDEKFIKPKSSMDIKGAYIKAGDILIVRVGDGCVGRTAIVAEQKDIGVVSDCIFILRVKGISPFYVTIFLKTRFGKDWFKINKHGSATTCINRNEILSIPIPVLNKNIQKAIGIRYKKIIRRSNNGNKDNFKAYQQFEQLIKDTEAEIINGKSI; this is encoded by the coding sequence ATGTCCGCTGTGTGCGGTCTTATCTTAGAAGAAAAAACTTCTATAACTTCGTTCTTTTCTGATAAACTACTAAAACCGATGGGCAAGGATATTCTTAGTAAGGGCGATATAATGAGTCCAAACCAGCAATCACTTTTTGTTATCAAAGGAATTAAATCTCTAAGACATAGAAACAGAAAGAATTATAATCAATACTTTACACCTGAATTTGCAGTTGAAAAGGCATTATCGCTTGTCCCAACAACAGATATTAAAAACATAATTGACCCTGCTGTCGGCAATGGCGTATTCCTCAAAATTGCATCACTGAAATGGAAGCGTGCAAAATTATTTGGGGTGGATATAGACCCATTAGTGATTCATACTCTTAAAAAAACAGCTTTGTCAAACTCAGTGATCTTTGCAGGTAACAGCTTATTAGAAGCGACATGGGAGAAAACCAAGATAAATAAGATTATTTCAGATGGAGGATTTGACCTTGTTGTAGGGAATCCGCCTTTCAGTAGCTGGTTTCAGAGAATAGAATCAAAAGAGATATTATCTACTTACGATTTAGCTAAAAACAATGGGCATCTAAGAAAAAGTCTGGCAGTTGAAATACTCTTTACAGAAAAATTTATAAGCTTAACAAAAAATGGAGGCTTTATTGTAGTTATCCTTCCTGATGGTGTCCTCTCCAACCTTAAATATCAATATGTAAGAGAATTTATTTTAAAAAATACACAGGTTTTACACATCATTAATCTGCCCCGAAATGTATTTGAAGACACATCAGCTAAAACAAGCATTCTTATTTTAAATAAACAAAAAAAGAATAATTTAAACTATTCTGTAAAAGCACATGATTTAGAAAAAACTGGAGAGGTCAATAATACAATAAAGGTTTTAGCAAAAGACTTATTAAAGCGGATGGATTACTACTATTACTATAATCTACAAAAAAGTCATTTACAAGAGTTGATGGGTGATGAGATGGTCAAACCGTTAAAAGATTTTGCAATCTATTGTAAAACAGGAAGAACGGTTTATGGAAAAGAAAGGAGGTTTATTAAGAAAGGTTTAAGATTTTTACATTCTACAAATATCACAAAAATAGGCACCGATTATAAAAAAGATGAAAAATTTATTAAACCTAAAAGTAGTATGGACATTAAAGGTGCATACATAAAAGCAGGTGATATTCTCATTGTGCGAGTTGGGGATGGATGTGTGGGTAGAACAGCCATCGTTGCAGAACAAAAAGATATAGGGGTTGTCTCTGATTGTATCTTTATACTTAGAGTAAAAGGAATATCGCCATTTTATGTGACTATATTTTTAAAAACAAGATTTGGAAAAGATTGGTTTAAAATAAATAAACACGGTTCGGCAACAACTTGCATAAACAGGAATGAAATTCTGTCAATTCCTATTCCAGTGCTCAATAAAAATATTCAGAAGGCAATTGGAATCAGATATAAAAAAATAATTAGAAGGTCAAATAATGGTAACAAAGACAATTTTAAAGCTTACCAGCAATTTGAACAATTAATAAAGGATACAGAGGCTGAAATTATCAATGGCAAGAGCATTTAA